A window of Nicotiana tabacum cultivar K326 chromosome 24, ASM71507v2, whole genome shotgun sequence contains these coding sequences:
- the LOC107815490 gene encoding putative WRKY transcription factor 57: MDDKDKVDDPLKSAAEFAATESSWSLGAESDNVYSFFGNTDRDSSILNEFGWNFPPSEAAGDKDVVGGSGGAGGFDRIDDDLAGNSSTTPSASATEVPATGKITDEPLSSSCSDDPPEKSTASGGSSASRPPSDTASKVKKKGQKRIRQPRFAFMTKSEVDHLEDGYRWRKYGQKAVKNSPFPRSYYRCTNTKCTVKKRVERSSEDPSIVITTYEGQHCHHTVGFPRGGLISHEAAFTTHQLTPLASQFYLPAGVQYPQEVPMSAPESRQIPGESAEARRLPETSQPANQLPTDEGLLGDIVPPGMRSR; this comes from the exons ATGGATGATAAGGATAAAGTTGACGATCCATTAAAAAGTGCAGCTGAGTTCGCCGCTACTGAGTCAAGCTGGTCACTCGGTGCAGAATCGGACAATGTTTACAGCTTCTTCGGCAATACTGATAGAGATAGCAGTATATTAAACGAATTCGGTTGGAATTTTCCACCGTCGGAGGCGGCCGGAGATAAGGATGTTGTCGGTGGTAGTGGCGGTGCCGGTGGATTTGATCGAATCGACGATGACTTGGCGGGAAATAGTAGTACTACACCATCTGCTTCTGCTACTGAAGTACCGGCGACGGGGAAAATCACCGATGAACCTTTATCTTCCAGCTGTTCGGATGATCCTCCGGAGAAATCCACCGCATCCGGTGGCTCTTCCGCCTCCCGACCGCCGTCCGATACAGC AAGCAAGGTTAAAAAGAAGGGTCAGAAACGAATCAGGCAGCCCCGCTTTGCATTTATGACGAAAAGCGAAGTTGATCATCTTGAAGATGGCTACAGATGGAGGAAGTATGGTCAAAAAGCTGTTAAAAATAGTCCATTTCCAAG GAGCTATTATCGTTGTACAAACACCAAGTGCACAGTGAAGAAAAGAGTCGAGCGATCTTCTGAAGATCCGTCAATTGTAATTACCACATATGAAGGACAACATTGTCACCATACAGTTGGATTTCCTAGAGGTGGACTTATTAGTCATGAAGCTGCATTTACAACTCATCAATTAACACCCTTAGCCTCACAATTCTACCTTCCCGCGGGTGTTCAATACCCTCAAGAAGTACCTATGAGCGCCCCAGAATCGCGTCAAATTCCAGGTGAATCTGCAGAAGCTCGTCGATTGCCAGAGACAAGTCAACCAGCCAACCAGCTGCCAACTGATGAAGGATTGCTTGGGGATATTGTACCTCCTGGAATGCGAAGCAGATAA